The Planctomycetota bacterium genome window below encodes:
- a CDS encoding DUF1559 domain-containing protein gives MNHFPTPALRRAFTLVELLVVIAIIGVLVGLLLPAVQAAREAARRCSCANNLTQLGLALHNHEFSQEAFPPGVTGDPGPIRSVAEGRHVGWIVRLLPYLEQQAVARHFDEAAGAYAEANAPVRKLRIQVLLCPSDPLRVFDRQEPDIGHSTYAGCHASAETPIDTGNDGVLFLDSRIRFGDIEDGSSNTLLVAEHFLGGDDLGWLSGTRSTLRNTSRIEDVPKLEGADEAAPDALFVGGLGSYHPGGIQVSLADGATRFISRTVSPDVLRQLGARADGELPADNGER, from the coding sequence ATGAACCACTTCCCGACCCCCGCGTTGCGGCGCGCCTTCACGCTCGTCGAGCTCCTCGTCGTGATCGCGATCATCGGCGTGCTCGTCGGGCTGTTGCTTCCGGCTGTCCAGGCGGCGCGCGAGGCGGCGCGGCGCTGCAGCTGCGCCAACAACCTCACGCAGCTCGGGCTGGCGCTGCACAACCACGAATTCAGCCAGGAGGCGTTTCCCCCCGGGGTCACGGGCGATCCCGGGCCGATCCGCAGCGTCGCCGAGGGGAGGCACGTCGGGTGGATCGTGCGTCTCCTGCCGTATCTCGAGCAGCAGGCGGTGGCCCGGCACTTCGACGAGGCGGCGGGGGCCTATGCGGAGGCCAACGCGCCGGTGAGGAAGCTGCGGATCCAGGTGCTTCTCTGCCCGTCGGATCCGCTCCGGGTGTTCGACCGGCAGGAGCCCGACATCGGGCACTCGACCTATGCCGGCTGCCATGCCTCCGCGGAGACGCCGATCGACACCGGCAACGACGGCGTGCTGTTTCTCGACAGCCGGATCCGGTTCGGCGACATCGAAGACGGTTCGTCGAACACGCTCCTGGTCGCCGAGCATTTTCTCGGCGGCGACGACCTCGGCTGGCTGTCGGGGACGCGCTCCACGCTCCGCAATACCTCGCGGATCGAGGACGTGCCGAAGCTCGAAGGAGCGGACGAGGCGGCACCCGACGCGCTATTCGTCGGCGGACTCGGCAGCTACCACCCCGGCGGGATCCAGGTGTCGCTCGCCGACGGCGCGACGCGTTTCATCTCGCGAACCGTCTCCCCCGACGTCCTCCGCCAGCTCGGCGCCCGCGCCGACGGCGAGCTGCCCGCCGACAACGGCGAGCGCTGA
- a CDS encoding xanthorhodopsin: MPNLTLFQYNAVDNIFSMTVATMGAAALFLYMSRAHVDPEYRPALLVSGLVVSIACYHYFMIRHSWHGAYTLVDGNYKATGAAFNDFYRYADWILTVPLLMVELVAVLRLHAEKATNLLTRLVIAAALMIALGYPGEVIADQSRWMERVMWGGLSSIPFFYILYVLWTELTKSLDSQPPAARRLLEIARLVILVTWAVYPIAYALGGTPDALAAKAGTATAASGIVGANGVVGLQIGYAIADMTAKAGFGVLIYLIAKAKSTKTAAGGDYAAA, from the coding sequence ATGCCGAATCTGACGCTGTTCCAGTACAACGCCGTCGACAACATCTTCTCGATGACCGTCGCGACGATGGGGGCCGCGGCGCTGTTCCTCTACATGTCGCGTGCCCACGTCGATCCGGAGTACCGGCCGGCGCTGCTGGTATCCGGGCTGGTGGTGTCGATCGCCTGCTACCACTACTTCATGATCCGGCACAGTTGGCACGGGGCTTACACGCTGGTGGACGGCAACTACAAGGCCACGGGCGCCGCGTTCAACGATTTCTACCGCTACGCCGACTGGATCCTGACCGTGCCGCTCCTGATGGTCGAACTGGTGGCTGTTCTCCGCCTCCACGCCGAGAAGGCGACGAACCTGCTCACGCGTCTGGTGATCGCGGCGGCCCTGATGATCGCGCTCGGCTACCCGGGCGAGGTGATCGCCGACCAGTCACGGTGGATGGAGCGCGTCATGTGGGGCGGGCTCTCTTCGATCCCGTTCTTCTACATCTTGTACGTGCTCTGGACCGAGCTCACCAAGTCGCTCGACAGCCAACCGCCGGCGGCGCGGAGGCTTCTCGAGATCGCCCGTCTGGTGATCCTCGTCACCTGGGCCGTCTACCCGATCGCCTACGCCCTCGGTGGCACCCCGGACGCACTGGCGGCAAAGGCCGGCACCGCCACCGCGGCCAGTGGGATCGTCGGTGCCAACGGCGTGGTCGGCCTGCAGATCGGTTACGCGATCGCCGACATGACCGCGAAGGCGGGATTCGGCGTGTTGATCTATCTGATCGCCAAGGCCAAGAGTACGAAGACCGCCGCGGGCGGCGACTACGCGGCGGCCTGA
- a CDS encoding FAD-dependent oxidoreductase has protein sequence MRTLSSHFQRLSIALAVAVTTGAASLSARAEPPRDIVVYGATSGGIIAAIQARRMGKSVVVIEPSGHVGGLTTGGLGATDIGNKAAIGGLAREFYRRIGRHYSRPEAWRQERMEDYQSRRKVPGEEEMWTFEPHVAANVYRDWIAEAGVEVIVGERLDRVGGGARLDGHRIRALRTVSGREFPGTVFIDATYEGDLMAAAGVSYHVGREANAVYGETLNGIQVARATKHQFTHDVDPYVVPGDPTSGLVALVDPEPAGTDGAGDARVQAYCFRMCTTDAPDNRRPWPKPAGYDEKTFEMLFRNFEAGDRRIPWNPVFMPNRKTDTNNNFAISTDYLGANHAYPTADDATRARIVADHRAYQQGLMWSLANHPRVPAEVREQFQRLGLARDEFTDNDNWPHQIYVREARRMVSEMVMNQNHCQQRLVADDPVGLGAYNMDSHNVRRTVTADGTVRNEGDIQVGVSPYRIAYRSIRPRKEECENLLVPVCLAASHIAYGSIRMEPVFMVLGQSAATAAALAIDAGTAVQDVPYPALAERLRADGQVLDWTGPARKPQLEAAQLAGVVVDTPAAELEGDWSTSHSIGGFVGDDYLHDGGEGKGRKRARFTPDLPAAGRYEIRYFYTAASNRSRAVPVRIESPAGTTTVTLDQREKPPETGFVLGRFVLPAGKATSVVVDTAGTTDHVIIDAVQFIPVAAE, from the coding sequence ATGCGTACGTTGTCCAGCCACTTCCAGCGGCTTTCGATCGCGCTGGCGGTCGCCGTCACGACGGGCGCCGCGTCGTTGTCGGCTCGCGCCGAGCCGCCCCGCGACATCGTCGTCTACGGGGCGACCAGCGGGGGGATCATCGCCGCGATCCAGGCGCGGCGGATGGGGAAGAGCGTCGTCGTCATCGAGCCGTCGGGCCATGTCGGCGGCCTCACCACCGGGGGCCTGGGGGCAACCGACATCGGCAACAAGGCTGCGATCGGCGGGCTGGCACGCGAGTTCTACCGGCGCATCGGCAGGCACTATTCCCGGCCCGAGGCCTGGCGGCAGGAGCGGATGGAGGATTACCAGAGCCGCCGCAAGGTGCCGGGGGAAGAGGAAATGTGGACGTTCGAACCCCACGTCGCCGCGAACGTGTACCGCGACTGGATCGCCGAGGCCGGCGTCGAGGTGATCGTCGGCGAGCGCCTCGACCGCGTGGGCGGCGGAGCGCGGCTCGACGGCCACCGGATCCGGGCGTTGCGGACGGTGTCGGGGCGGGAGTTTCCCGGGACGGTGTTCATCGACGCCACGTACGAGGGCGACCTGATGGCCGCGGCGGGGGTTTCGTATCACGTCGGCCGCGAGGCAAACGCGGTGTATGGCGAGACGTTGAACGGCATCCAGGTCGCGCGGGCCACGAAGCACCAGTTCACCCACGACGTTGATCCCTACGTCGTGCCCGGCGATCCGACCAGCGGCCTGGTGGCGCTCGTCGATCCGGAACCGGCCGGCACCGACGGCGCCGGCGACGCCCGCGTGCAGGCCTACTGCTTCCGGATGTGCACGACCGACGCCCCCGACAACCGGCGGCCCTGGCCGAAACCGGCCGGCTACGACGAGAAGACCTTCGAAATGCTGTTTCGGAACTTCGAGGCCGGCGACCGGAGGATCCCCTGGAACCCGGTATTCATGCCCAACCGCAAGACCGACACCAACAACAACTTCGCGATCAGCACCGACTACCTCGGGGCCAACCACGCCTATCCGACTGCCGACGACGCCACCCGCGCGCGGATCGTCGCCGACCACCGGGCCTACCAGCAGGGGCTGATGTGGTCGCTCGCCAACCATCCGCGCGTGCCGGCGGAGGTCCGCGAGCAGTTCCAGCGCCTCGGCCTGGCCAGGGACGAGTTCACCGACAACGACAACTGGCCGCACCAGATCTACGTCCGCGAGGCACGGCGGATGGTGTCGGAGATGGTGATGAACCAGAACCACTGCCAGCAACGATTGGTCGCCGACGATCCGGTCGGCCTCGGGGCCTACAACATGGATTCCCACAACGTCCGCCGCACCGTGACGGCCGACGGCACGGTGCGCAACGAAGGCGACATCCAGGTCGGCGTGTCCCCCTACCGGATCGCCTATCGGAGCATCCGCCCGCGCAAGGAGGAGTGCGAGAACCTCCTCGTGCCGGTCTGCCTCGCCGCCTCGCACATCGCCTACGGATCGATCCGGATGGAGCCGGTGTTCATGGTCCTGGGCCAGTCGGCCGCGACGGCGGCGGCGCTGGCGATCGACGCCGGCACGGCCGTCCAGGACGTGCCCTACCCAGCCCTCGCCGAACGCCTCCGTGCCGACGGCCAGGTGCTCGACTGGACCGGCCCGGCGCGGAAGCCGCAGCTCGAGGCAGCGCAGCTCGCCGGTGTCGTCGTCGACACTCCCGCCGCCGAGCTCGAGGGAGACTGGTCGACGAGCCACTCGATCGGCGGCTTCGTCGGCGACGACTACCTCCACGACGGCGGCGAGGGGAAAGGGCGCAAGCGTGCCCGGTTCACTCCCGACCTGCCGGCCGCGGGACGCTACGAGATCCGCTACTTCTACACTGCGGCCTCCAACCGCAGCCGCGCCGTGCCGGTACGGATCGAGTCACCCGCCGGAACGACGACCGTGACGCTCGACCAGCGCGAAAAGCCGCCGGAGACGGGGTTTGTCCTCGGCCGTTTCGTCCTCCCCGCCGGCAAGGCGACGAGCGTGGTCGTCGACACGGCGGGCACGACCGACCACGTGATCATCGACGCGGTGCAGTTCATCCCCGTCGCGGCGGAGTGA